The genomic segment TAAATGACAAGACTTTGGAGAATCCTAATTACAAGGAGAAATATTCAGTTGCTAGTTTATTAGACCCTCCCCGCAAAAAGATAAGCGAGCATGCAATCCAAGAGCCTATGGAATTAGAAAACATGAGAAAGGACTCATCCAAGTTAACGTTCGGTTTTATCAAGTCGTTTTCATTTCCTTTGCATAGATCACGAGGAAGAAGAGCTGTTAGGTCAAGGAAACACAAGAACAAGATGGTAGATGATCAGTCACAAGTTGGCAGTGAGGTGTCTGGTTCTGCTGGATTTAATAGCCACTCAGTGACATCAACGGATTTGAGTAGCGATGATGACGTTGGAAAACACATGTTGATCAGAAGAGTTGAATCATTTGATAATGTCTCTCCATGTTCACCTCGTGCAGAAAAGAAACACCGTGAGAGTAGTAAACTCCTCCTCAATCGTTTTAAGAATCTAAAGCAAAAAATAAGGCATGCAGTCGAGGAGAGTAGAAAGGAGAGGCGTCGAATTGTCATGGATGCTGTCCTTCATAAGGTTCCACATGGTCATAGATCATCAAAGGCTATTGAAAAGGGAAGTACTTTTGCTCATTGCAATTCTTCATTTACGAAGAGTGAAATGAATTCCTTTGGGAGAACCCCATCTGTTAATGAGTCATTAGACAAATATAATCGATTACTTGATTCCTCCTCCTATAGGGAAGAAAAACAACACAGTTCTGATCGTTTGAGCTTTAGAGCTTCTAGATCACCTTCACCGGCTAGAAGTAGCAGCCCTATTGGCCTCGAGAGAATTCTCTCTATGCCTGATCTCAGGTATTACTCTTCTTTCAAACGTGAGGACTCTCCTGAACCTGGCTACATGGATACACTAGATAGAGCTATATCGAGCAACAACTTATATATAGGAATTTCCAAGTCCAATGAACAGAAGTCCCTAGATATCACTTTAGGTTCAGAAAACCAAACTGAAGAAGGTTACAATTCAGACTCCAGGAGTTCGATTTTTCTTGATGTCAACGAGACTTTTGATGACTTCGGTAGCTTAAAGAAATCTTCCTCGGTTGAAAACATCATTGAGGGCACCTCATCTGTTGTTTCAGAATTAGATAAGCCAGTTCCGGTTCCTCTGCCTGATATGATTTTTCAGAATGCTACTTCTGGCGCAGCAAGACTCTCGTTAGCTAAAGGTATCTTATTCGAGacaatccatatgtatttttctctatattttccatttttttctaagTAGACTCATGAACTTTCCAAGTGTTTTCTCTGCTAGTTGCTTGCCTTCCTTCATTATCTTTTAGCTTCTAAATTGCATTATGAAATCAGTACAACATTTTCTGTCAATTTTGGtatctgttttttattttggAGTACATTGCTCTGACAATAAACTCACATTTATGATTTGGTAACACATATACTATTGATTTGGACACATTTCAAACTTGTCTCGGTCCTGATGTCAAACATGAAATGCCAAACATACCAAAGTTTGGTGCTTTCTACGTAAGACATGTAAATTATGTATGTGTATTATCCGTGCTATGCAAATTCTCTCTATAAAATACATAGGTTTCTTCAGTATCATTAGCAAACTAACAAGATGATTTTACTGATATTCCACAGGTGCAGAAGAGGATGTAGTTAATACCGATAAAATAGGATTGTCATCCAGTGATCTGAACAGAATTTTGCAAATTCATGTTTATAAAAGATATGAATCTGAATTCAATTATGTCAAAGATGTACTAGAACTATCTGGATTCAGTGGAAGTAAGTTTCTAGGAAAATGGCATTCTACCGACAAACCGATGAACCCTTCAGTATTCGATGAAGTGGAAggatattgtttacttgatcaaGAAGGTGTTACTTGTGATCAACtacttttgtttgatttgatcaATGAGGTCTTGTTACAAATTTATGAGAGATCGTGTTCTTACTGGCCAAAGCCGTTAACATGTCGTTCTTATATCCATACGATGCCTGTTGGCTACCATGTCCTTGGTGAGGTGTGGACTGATATAAACTCGTGTTTCGAATCTGAAATGAAGATTGATCAACCGATTGACGATGCTGTGAGTCGTGATCTAGCAAAAGATGAAGCTTGGATGAACCTTCAATTTGATGCTGTGTGTTCTGGACTGGAGCTGGAGGATCTCATATTGGATGATCTTTTAGAAGAACTGATTGTCATTTGATGTTCAGGTTGTTCAGCTTTCTTGCAATGTTTGGCACTTGTGATCCTACAAATTTATGTCAAAAGCGGATCTGGGTCGGGTTCATTTGAACTCTTTGCTTTTGACTCGAGCTATGTATACATAACGCATTTGGTCCAACACATATGCATAGAGGCAGATCTAGGGCAGGTTCAGTAGTTCAATTGAACTATCATTCTCTTGACCAGTGCTACATATACATATCGTATACAAAACTTTTGATTGACACATTTGGTCCAA from the Capsicum annuum cultivar UCD-10X-F1 chromosome 9, UCD10Xv1.1, whole genome shotgun sequence genome contains:
- the LOC107842991 gene encoding uncharacterized protein LOC107842991, with protein sequence MGKGLQNQDACISPKSPQGCMSGILHNFNHNRHRKRLPHKRKGGGKRVAVAEDLGDSAIAADSGDIQERVEGKAENSPIVSKITEANKVPKSSMLSRIISLINHEERPKRKGRHRRSSSCPIQLERTNSIHHLDKMQSSHEIPLNDKTLENPNYKEKYSVASLLDPPRKKISEHAIQEPMELENMRKDSSKLTFGFIKSFSFPLHRSRGRRAVRSRKHKNKMVDDQSQVGSEVSGSAGFNSHSVTSTDLSSDDDVGKHMLIRRVESFDNVSPCSPRAEKKHRESSKLLLNRFKNLKQKIRHAVEESRKERRRIVMDAVLHKVPHGHRSSKAIEKGSTFAHCNSSFTKSEMNSFGRTPSVNESLDKYNRLLDSSSYREEKQHSSDRLSFRASRSPSPARSSSPIGLERILSMPDLRYYSSFKREDSPEPGYMDTLDRAISSNNLYIGISKSNEQKSLDITLGSENQTEEGYNSDSRSSIFLDVNETFDDFGSLKKSSSVENIIEGTSSVVSELDKPVPVPLPDMIFQNATSGAARLSLAKGAEEDVVNTDKIGLSSSDLNRILQIHVYKRYESEFNYVKDVLELSGFSGSKFLGKWHSTDKPMNPSVFDEVEGYCLLDQEGVTCDQLLLFDLINEVLLQIYERSCSYWPKPLTCRSYIHTMPVGYHVLGEVWTDINSCFESEMKIDQPIDDAVSRDLAKDEAWMNLQFDAVCSGLELEDLILDDLLEELIVI